A genome region from Desulfatiglans sp. includes the following:
- a CDS encoding uroporphyrinogen decarboxylase (URO-D): MLTLKENVYETLKNGKPDAFVNEWEPFPQVWDPVFFYLFPVAKGQTAINPWGVTIYWGEHEPGIMPMVNEKTKVCPDITEWRKTCKAPDLDKVPMDWKAAKADTARIKAEGKFAMVWVPTGVFEQLHFLMGFEDTLMNFLAEPDAMHELIDYVKKAKMQQVRLLIENLRPDVIMFHDDWGSKYSMFMSPDTWREFLKEPYKEIYGAMKKEGVITMHHADSFCEPIAKDMVEVGIDIWEGILPSNNIQKIKKDTDYKLTLMGGIDASIVDRADWKEEIVRAETARACKEYHEGGMFIPCLTYGGEGSIFPGVNDCIMDEVRKQNKIYFK; the protein is encoded by the coding sequence GTGTTAACATTAAAAGAAAATGTGTATGAAACTTTGAAAAACGGCAAACCGGATGCATTTGTAAACGAGTGGGAACCCTTTCCGCAGGTATGGGACCCTGTTTTTTTCTATCTGTTTCCGGTAGCAAAAGGCCAGACAGCCATCAACCCCTGGGGAGTTACGATTTACTGGGGAGAACATGAACCGGGTATCATGCCCATGGTTAATGAAAAGACCAAGGTCTGCCCGGACATAACCGAATGGCGCAAGACCTGCAAGGCCCCTGACCTTGACAAGGTGCCCATGGACTGGAAAGCTGCAAAAGCAGATACAGCCAGAATAAAGGCAGAGGGTAAATTTGCCATGGTCTGGGTTCCAACCGGCGTATTTGAGCAGCTCCATTTTCTTATGGGCTTTGAAGACACTCTTATGAACTTTCTGGCAGAACCTGACGCAATGCATGAACTGATCGACTATGTTAAAAAGGCAAAGATGCAGCAGGTAAGGCTCCTTATAGAAAATCTTCGACCTGATGTTATCATGTTTCATGATGACTGGGGTTCAAAATACAGCATGTTCATGAGCCCTGATACATGGCGTGAATTCCTGAAAGAGCCCTACAAAGAGATCTACGGCGCCATGAAAAAGGAAGGTGTCATCACCATGCATCATGCTGACAGCTTCTGTGAACCAATTGCAAAGGATATGGTAGAGGTGGGTATTGATATATGGGAAGGGATCCTCCCTTCCAACAATATCCAGAAGATCAAGAAGGATACTGATTATAAACTCACCCTCATGGGTGGTATTGATGCATCCATTGTTGACCGTGCTGACTGGAAAGAGGAGATCGTCCGCGCCGAAACAGCCCGCGCCTGCAAGGAATATCATGAAGGCGGCATGTTTATCCCCTGCCTCACCTATGGCGGCGAAGGCAGTATCTTCCCTGGTGTTAATGACTGCATCATGGATGAAGTAAGAAAACAGAACAAGATTTATTTCAAATAG